One stretch of Amycolatopsis sp. NBC_00345 DNA includes these proteins:
- a CDS encoding proline dehydrogenase family protein, translating into MLRAPLLAAARSRRMRAMIEAVPATRSVVRRFVSGSATADAVRVARELAADGRSITIDHLGEDTTDATQAATTVRAYEALLSALAEQGLAQGADVSVKLSAVGQFLPADGEGVALENARKICAAAEAVGATVTLDMEDHTTTDSTLGILRELRGEYPWVGAVLQAYLKRTEQDCRELSGPGSRVRLCKGAYAEPESAAFQDKAEVDKSYVRCLQVLMAGKGYPMVASHDPRMIAIASKLAAEAGRTASDHEFQMLYGIRPEEQKRIAAEGSIMRVYVPCGDEWYGYFMRRLAERPANLVFFLRGLATRS; encoded by the coding sequence CTGCTCGCCGCCGCCCGGTCCCGCCGGATGCGCGCGATGATCGAAGCCGTGCCCGCCACGCGGTCCGTGGTGCGCCGGTTCGTGTCCGGGTCCGCGACCGCCGACGCCGTGCGCGTCGCGCGGGAGCTGGCCGCCGACGGCCGGTCGATCACCATCGACCACCTCGGCGAGGACACCACGGACGCCACCCAGGCGGCCACCACCGTCCGGGCCTACGAGGCGCTGCTGTCGGCGCTCGCGGAACAGGGCCTGGCCCAGGGCGCGGACGTCTCGGTGAAGCTGTCGGCCGTCGGGCAGTTCCTGCCGGCCGACGGTGAGGGCGTCGCGCTGGAGAACGCGCGGAAGATCTGTGCCGCGGCCGAGGCCGTCGGCGCGACCGTGACGCTCGACATGGAGGACCACACCACCACGGACTCGACGCTCGGCATCCTGCGTGAGCTGCGCGGCGAGTACCCGTGGGTGGGCGCGGTGCTGCAGGCCTACCTCAAGCGCACCGAGCAGGACTGCCGCGAGCTGTCCGGCCCGGGCTCGCGGGTGCGGCTGTGCAAGGGCGCGTACGCCGAACCGGAGTCGGCGGCGTTCCAGGACAAGGCCGAGGTGGACAAGTCGTACGTGCGCTGCCTGCAGGTGCTGATGGCCGGCAAGGGCTACCCGATGGTGGCCTCGCACGACCCGCGGATGATCGCCATCGCGTCGAAGCTGGCGGCCGAGGCCGGGCGCACGGCGTCCGACCACGAGTTCCAGATGCTCTACGGCATCCGGCCGGAGGAGCAGAAGCGGATCGCCGCCGAAGGCTCCATCATGCGCGTGTACGTGCCGTGCGGCGACGAGTGGTACGGCTACTTCATGCGGCGGCTGGCCGAGCGCCCGGCGAACCTGGTGTTCTTCCTGCGCGGGCTCGCCACCCGGTCCTGA
- the trxA gene encoding thioredoxin, producing MSTVELTTANFDQTVSDHEFVLIDFWASWCGPCRQFAPVYETASEKHEDIVFTKVDTEAEQQLAAAFDIRSIPTLAVIRDKTLIYAQPGALPAAALEDIIRQARAVDMDEVKKAAAEQEAQAGPA from the coding sequence ATGAGCACAGTTGAGCTGACCACCGCCAACTTCGACCAGACCGTGTCCGACCACGAGTTCGTCCTGATCGACTTCTGGGCGAGCTGGTGCGGCCCGTGCCGCCAGTTCGCGCCGGTTTACGAGACGGCGTCGGAGAAACACGAGGACATCGTGTTCACGAAGGTCGACACCGAGGCCGAGCAGCAGCTCGCCGCCGCGTTCGACATCCGGTCGATCCCGACGCTCGCGGTGATCCGCGACAAGACGCTGATCTACGCCCAGCCGGGCGCGCTGCCCGCGGCGGCGCTGGAGGACATCATCCGCCAGGCGCGCGCGGTCGACATGGACGAGGTCAAGAAGGCCGCGGCCGAGCAAGAGGCGCAGGCCGGGCCGGCCTGA
- a CDS encoding DUF2630 family protein — protein MADGGIMGRIDELIAEEHELRSRSVGVGLSGEDRERLSGVEQELDQCWDLLRQRRARVEFDEDPEGAQVRSVGEVEGYRQ, from the coding sequence ATGGCGGACGGCGGGATCATGGGGCGGATCGACGAGCTCATCGCTGAAGAGCACGAGCTGCGGTCGCGGTCGGTGGGGGTTGGGCTTTCCGGGGAGGACCGGGAGCGGTTGAGCGGGGTGGAGCAGGAGCTGGACCAGTGCTGGGATCTGCTGCGGCAGCGGCGGGCCCGGGTGGAGTTCGATGAGGACCCCGAGGGGGCGCAGGTGCGGTCGGTGGGGGAGGTTGAGGGGTATCGGCAGTAG
- a CDS encoding NAD-dependent epimerase/dehydratase family protein produces MARAFVTGGSGFIGRALVRRLLAEGNSVRVLVRSEASAEIVAALGAEPVRGELTDPATWRDEVTGSDVVFHLAAETDITADRARHELVTVDGTQAAVDAARHAKVPRFVHCGSEAALLAGSPLVDADETAPLRPDSEAAYCAVKAEAEQIVLEANAPGFATVSIRPRFVWGPDSILTDGLVAAAKAGQFAWIDGGRHTTDVTYVGNAVEGLMLGWRRGRPGQAYFVTDRQRVVLREFMETLFEIHGVDPPVAETTAGEVPAPARWFLGQPCLLRTDKAVAELGYEPVVSQAAGLAAVRDRVALRTA; encoded by the coding sequence ATGGCACGCGCGTTCGTGACGGGCGGTTCGGGGTTCATCGGCCGGGCATTGGTGCGCCGGCTGCTGGCCGAGGGAAACTCGGTTCGAGTACTGGTCCGCAGCGAGGCGTCGGCTGAAATCGTGGCCGCACTGGGTGCCGAGCCCGTGCGGGGCGAGTTGACCGACCCGGCCACCTGGCGGGACGAGGTGACCGGCAGCGACGTGGTGTTCCACCTCGCGGCCGAGACGGACATCACCGCCGACCGCGCGCGGCACGAACTCGTGACGGTCGACGGTACCCAGGCAGCCGTGGACGCCGCCCGCCACGCGAAGGTTCCCCGGTTCGTCCACTGCGGAAGCGAAGCCGCGCTCCTGGCCGGCTCGCCGCTGGTGGACGCCGACGAGACCGCACCACTGCGGCCGGACTCGGAAGCCGCCTACTGCGCGGTAAAGGCCGAGGCGGAGCAGATCGTGCTCGAGGCGAACGCGCCGGGCTTCGCCACGGTGTCGATCCGCCCGAGGTTCGTGTGGGGCCCCGACAGCATCCTCACCGACGGCCTGGTGGCGGCGGCCAAGGCGGGCCAGTTCGCTTGGATCGACGGCGGACGGCACACGACCGACGTCACGTACGTCGGCAACGCCGTCGAGGGCCTCATGCTCGGCTGGCGACGCGGCCGGCCAGGCCAGGCCTACTTCGTCACCGACCGGCAGCGCGTCGTCCTCCGCGAGTTCATGGAGACCCTGTTCGAGATCCATGGCGTCGATCCGCCGGTCGCCGAGACCACCGCCGGCGAGGTCCCCGCGCCCGCTCGATGGTTCCTCGGGCAGCCGTGTCTCCTGCGGACGGACAAGGCCGTGGCCGAACTCGGTTACGAGCCCGTCGTTTCGCAGGCCGCCGGTCTGGCCGCGGTCCGCGACCGGGTGGCTTTGCGCACCGCATGA
- a CDS encoding LysR family transcriptional regulator, which yields MASLRALECLVAVADCGSITGAARLLHSSQPAVSHQLAVLERETRTILVRREPRGVKLTPAGRAAVADARRAVEAAASAVRSARAVGEAAGGALRLACAQSLTVPLLAPVIRQWHRRYPEVAVTLRESTVADELLGGIDSGEFDLVLMPDSVPDRFTTTVVADEEVVLTAPNGHRLARLPTVRILDLDGAPLVHFAPENGLSEWLDRSLTSAGVRPDPVMATSVTTAAPQLAAAGLGVAVSPVSAVTAGFPGAVRSFSPRWFRQLVAVTAAAPDPLAARFIANLRTHGVRVPSDVRTRLAADGLPARAPS from the coding sequence ATGGCTTCGCTACGAGCGTTGGAGTGTCTTGTCGCGGTCGCCGACTGCGGATCGATCACGGGGGCCGCGCGGCTGCTGCATTCGTCGCAGCCCGCCGTCTCTCATCAGCTCGCCGTGCTGGAACGTGAGACGCGGACGATCCTGGTTCGCCGCGAGCCCCGGGGCGTCAAGCTCACTCCTGCGGGGCGAGCCGCCGTCGCGGATGCCAGGCGGGCGGTCGAGGCGGCCGCATCCGCCGTGCGGTCGGCGCGCGCGGTCGGTGAAGCGGCCGGCGGAGCGCTGCGGCTGGCTTGTGCGCAGAGCCTCACCGTGCCGCTGCTCGCCCCGGTCATCCGCCAGTGGCACCGCCGCTACCCGGAGGTGGCGGTCACCCTCCGGGAATCCACGGTGGCGGACGAACTCCTCGGCGGCATCGACTCCGGCGAGTTCGACCTGGTGTTGATGCCCGATTCCGTGCCTGACCGCTTCACGACCACTGTCGTCGCTGACGAGGAGGTCGTGCTGACGGCACCGAACGGCCATCGCCTGGCTCGGCTGCCGACCGTGCGGATACTCGATCTCGACGGGGCTCCGCTGGTCCACTTCGCACCGGAGAACGGCCTCAGCGAATGGCTCGATCGGTCGCTCACCAGTGCCGGAGTCCGCCCCGACCCCGTGATGGCGACGTCGGTGACGACTGCGGCACCGCAGCTCGCGGCCGCCGGCCTCGGGGTCGCGGTATCCCCGGTGAGCGCGGTCACCGCCGGCTTCCCGGGTGCGGTCCGATCCTTCTCGCCACGCTGGTTCAGGCAGCTGGTGGCGGTGACGGCTGCCGCGCCGGACCCGCTCGCCGCGCGTTTCATCGCCAATCTGCGGACTCACGGCGTGCGGGTGCCCAGCGACGTGCGAACCCGGCTCGCCGCGGACGGCTTGCCGGCGCGGGCGCCCTCCTGA
- a CDS encoding alpha/beta hydrolase, translating to MRRRSARRPRLRARLAVVALGALTLAGCTTGPSVRPAVVENDGKATKPAAPTSAPVPLPPLSEPQSPTLRWTDCDDDTRERIGQPGVPASLHFSCARMNSPLDAPDDTQHLLARILVLKAGTGPIPLVVVNDVGGDPGSVYAARLAAQLPPAFLQKFTLIGMDRRGTGLSGGVQCVPPEARDALLGADPAQGGLGDVLDAARRAGQQCAIDLDTAETALDSWRAAGDLDQLRRQLGLDKLSALGRGDGSKVLSEYAVRFPGQVGRMVLDGLPDPGEDRAAVLDAVAAGAQGTLDAFGADCAARGCSMGDPKAALTAVTDRLRTAPASTPDGVVLSPGIAMYGVYLGLADRSRWPALADAIAAARTGDVTALESFADPMLVDEQGSPSRIGGTIATRCNDSATRLPADQIDKAAQGMRAKYPQFGALVAQELAWCGAWPVRREPLPAAGAPGAPPILVAATTTDPVTPGQGTTRAADQMPSAVTISWQGTGHGAVGLSPCVTAAAQAFLIDGKVPTDGTLCPA from the coding sequence GTGCGCCGCCGTTCCGCCCGCCGTCCCCGTCTGCGTGCCCGGCTGGCGGTCGTGGCGCTGGGGGCGCTGACCCTCGCGGGCTGCACCACCGGCCCGTCGGTGCGCCCGGCCGTGGTGGAGAACGACGGCAAGGCCACCAAGCCCGCGGCGCCGACCTCGGCCCCGGTGCCGCTGCCGCCGTTGTCGGAGCCGCAGTCGCCGACCCTGCGCTGGACCGACTGCGACGACGACACGCGCGAGCGGATCGGCCAGCCGGGCGTGCCGGCGTCACTGCACTTCAGCTGCGCGCGGATGAACTCACCACTCGACGCGCCCGACGACACCCAGCACCTGCTGGCGCGGATCCTGGTGCTGAAGGCGGGCACCGGCCCGATCCCGCTGGTGGTGGTCAACGACGTCGGCGGCGACCCCGGCTCGGTGTACGCCGCGCGGCTCGCGGCGCAGCTGCCCCCCGCGTTCCTGCAGAAGTTCACGCTGATCGGCATGGACCGCCGCGGCACCGGCCTGTCCGGCGGCGTGCAGTGCGTGCCGCCGGAGGCGCGGGACGCGCTGCTGGGCGCGGACCCCGCGCAGGGCGGCCTCGGCGACGTGCTGGACGCCGCGCGCCGGGCCGGCCAGCAGTGCGCGATCGACCTGGACACGGCGGAGACGGCGCTGGACAGCTGGCGCGCTGCGGGCGACCTCGACCAGCTGCGCCGCCAGCTGGGCCTGGACAAGCTGAGCGCACTCGGCCGCGGCGACGGGTCGAAGGTGCTGTCGGAGTACGCGGTGCGCTTCCCCGGCCAGGTCGGCCGCATGGTGCTCGACGGTTTGCCCGACCCGGGTGAGGACCGCGCGGCCGTGCTGGACGCCGTCGCCGCAGGCGCGCAGGGAACCCTGGACGCGTTCGGCGCGGACTGTGCCGCACGCGGCTGTTCGATGGGCGACCCGAAGGCCGCGCTGACAGCCGTGACCGATCGTCTCCGCACCGCACCGGCGAGCACGCCCGACGGCGTGGTCCTGAGCCCCGGCATCGCGATGTACGGCGTCTACCTGGGCCTGGCGGACCGCTCCCGCTGGCCCGCCTTGGCGGACGCGATCGCCGCGGCCCGCACCGGCGACGTCACCGCCCTGGAGTCCTTCGCCGACCCCATGCTGGTCGACGAGCAGGGCAGCCCGTCCCGCATCGGCGGCACCATCGCCACCCGCTGCAACGACTCCGCCACCCGCCTGCCCGCCGACCAGATCGACAAGGCAGCACAAGGAATGCGCGCGAAGTACCCCCAGTTCGGCGCTCTGGTCGCCCAGGAACTCGCCTGGTGCGGCGCCTGGCCCGTCCGCCGCGAGCCCCTCCCGGCCGCCGGCGCCCCGGGCGCCCCGCCGATCCTGGTCGCCGCCACCACCACCGACCCGGTCACCCCCGGCCAGGGCACCACCCGCGCCGCGGACCAGATGCCCAGCGCCGTAACCATCTCCTGGCAAGGCACCGGCCACGGCGCCGTGGGCCTGAGCCCCTGCGTCACCGCCGCCGCACAAGCGTTCTTGATCGACGGCAAGGTCCCCACTGACGGGACGCTCTGCCCGGCTTAG
- a CDS encoding ATP-dependent DNA ligase: MALPVQAPIKPMLAKPAKAIPDSGGLLFEPKWDGFRCLVFRDGDELTLQSRAEKPLNRYFPEVVERLLETLHEQVVLDGELVVARDGKLDFDALTERIHPADSRVQLLAKESPAEFVAFDVLALGDESFVDEPTSARRARLEQLAGDGFHLTPATTDPGTARHWFELFEGAGLDGVIGKPLDEPYTPGKRVLFKYKHSRTADCVLAGLRWHVDGEPGEAVGSFLLGLYDGDGLLHHVGVVGSFPAARRRELATELAPLVTDGEGHPWLGDAVREGQRVPGGITRWRAKEQPWVPLRLERVVEVSYEHTEGGDPSRFRHTAQFARWRPDREPSSCGYAQLEEPARYDLSAVFRGEVVRTR; encoded by the coding sequence ATGGCCCTCCCCGTGCAGGCACCGATCAAGCCCATGCTCGCGAAGCCGGCGAAGGCGATCCCGGACTCGGGTGGGCTGCTGTTCGAGCCCAAGTGGGACGGCTTCCGCTGCCTCGTCTTCCGCGACGGCGACGAGCTGACCCTGCAGTCGCGCGCGGAGAAGCCGCTCAACCGGTACTTCCCCGAGGTCGTCGAGCGGCTGCTGGAAACGCTGCATGAGCAGGTCGTGCTCGACGGCGAGCTGGTGGTCGCCCGCGACGGCAAGCTCGACTTCGACGCCCTCACCGAGCGCATCCACCCGGCCGACAGCCGCGTACAGCTGCTCGCCAAGGAATCACCCGCCGAGTTCGTCGCGTTCGACGTGCTGGCGCTGGGTGACGAGTCCTTCGTGGACGAACCGACCTCCGCCCGCCGCGCGCGCCTGGAGCAGCTGGCCGGCGACGGCTTCCACCTCACCCCGGCGACCACGGACCCAGGCACCGCGCGGCACTGGTTCGAGCTGTTCGAGGGCGCCGGGCTCGACGGCGTGATCGGGAAGCCGCTCGACGAGCCGTACACCCCGGGCAAGCGGGTCCTGTTCAAGTACAAGCACTCGCGCACCGCCGACTGCGTGCTGGCCGGGCTGCGCTGGCACGTCGACGGCGAGCCGGGCGAGGCCGTCGGGTCGTTCCTGCTCGGGCTGTACGACGGCGACGGGCTGCTGCACCACGTCGGCGTGGTCGGGTCGTTCCCGGCCGCGCGGCGGCGCGAGCTGGCGACCGAGCTGGCCCCGCTGGTCACCGACGGCGAGGGGCACCCCTGGCTCGGCGACGCCGTGCGCGAGGGCCAGCGGGTCCCCGGCGGGATCACGCGCTGGCGGGCGAAGGAGCAGCCGTGGGTGCCGCTGCGGCTGGAGCGGGTCGTCGAGGTCTCCTACGAGCACACCGAGGGCGGGGACCCTTCGCGGTTCCGGCACACCGCGCAGTTCGCCCGCTGGCGCCCGGACCGCGAGCCGTCGTCGTGCGGCTACGCCCAGCTGGAGGAACCCGCGCGCTACGACCTGTCCGCGGTGTTCCGCGGCGAGGTCGTGCGGACCCGCTGA
- a CDS encoding alkaline shock response membrane anchor protein AmaP, which produces MSSSPARRALGRSYGAERALTLVAGLVAALAGAAALAVGLGWLGRFRGHRPLLDPMAVDWLGDHARYARIGALVLGVLLLVLGLWWFFRSLRPEPRPDLLLDETPGAELTVTSAAIANAVQADAEDITGVTRARARAVGTKAEPALRVTLWLSEGTDVRRVWSDLDTYVLTRARESLGLDVLPTAVRLELDTAGPARVR; this is translated from the coding sequence ATGAGCAGTTCCCCCGCCCGCCGTGCCCTGGGCCGCTCATACGGAGCGGAGCGCGCGCTGACGCTCGTGGCCGGACTGGTCGCGGCGCTCGCGGGCGCCGCCGCGCTCGCGGTCGGGCTGGGCTGGCTCGGCCGTTTCCGCGGGCACCGTCCGCTGCTCGACCCGATGGCCGTCGACTGGCTCGGCGACCACGCCCGGTACGCGCGGATCGGCGCGCTGGTGCTCGGCGTCCTGCTGCTGGTGCTGGGCCTGTGGTGGTTCTTCCGCTCGCTGCGCCCGGAGCCGCGGCCCGACCTGCTGCTCGACGAGACGCCCGGCGCGGAGCTGACCGTCACCTCCGCCGCGATCGCCAACGCGGTGCAGGCCGACGCCGAGGACATCACCGGCGTCACCCGGGCGCGGGCCCGCGCCGTCGGCACCAAGGCCGAGCCGGCCCTGCGCGTGACGCTGTGGCTGAGCGAGGGCACCGACGTCCGCCGCGTCTGGTCCGATCTCGACACGTACGTGCTCACGCGGGCCCGGGAGTCGCTCGGGCTCGACGTGCTGCCCACCGCCGTCCGGCTCGAACTCGACACGGCGGGCCCGGCACGCGTGCGCTGA
- a CDS encoding DUF6286 domain-containing protein — MRVLVRLLSTVLALVLAACGALLALEVGWHWWKPQSAPLLVPWPRWREDLAGLDWTAAPVRLTAAVVLVAGLLFVFFSLGAGSRAVRLTDPADGISVSTSPRSLARMVGLAVRAQDNVSGASVTASARRVRVRASSRLEDEAQLRPRLLETVSGVLDDVPLVRRPKVTVVVDSPKDRR, encoded by the coding sequence ATGCGGGTTCTCGTCCGGCTGCTGTCCACTGTGCTCGCCCTGGTGCTCGCCGCCTGCGGGGCGCTGCTCGCGCTGGAAGTCGGCTGGCACTGGTGGAAGCCGCAGAGCGCGCCGCTGCTCGTGCCGTGGCCGCGCTGGCGGGAGGACCTGGCCGGGCTCGACTGGACCGCGGCGCCCGTGCGCCTCACCGCGGCGGTTGTGCTCGTCGCCGGTCTGCTGTTCGTGTTCTTCTCCCTCGGCGCGGGCAGCCGGGCCGTGCGGCTGACCGACCCGGCCGACGGGATCTCCGTGAGCACGTCGCCGCGCTCGCTGGCCCGGATGGTCGGCCTCGCCGTGCGCGCGCAGGACAACGTCAGCGGCGCGAGCGTGACGGCCAGCGCCCGCCGCGTCCGCGTGCGCGCCTCCAGCCGTCTGGAGGACGAGGCCCAGCTCCGGCCGCGTCTGCTCGAGACCGTCAGCGGTGTGCTGGACGACGTCCCGCTGGTGCGCCGGCCGAAGGTGACCGTGGTCGTCGACTCGCCGAAGGACCGCCGATGA
- a CDS encoding Asp23/Gls24 family envelope stress response protein, translated as MTGHLAEVDLPRGELAEPEERGTLSIAHAVVRKVAQHAADQVPGTVQAERRVAGLTTGRSGAGVKVGGQDNDVDLALDLALRYPGPVRSVTGDVRSKVTEEVERITAYHVRSVAVTVSALLPDARPRVQ; from the coding sequence GTGACCGGGCACCTCGCCGAGGTCGACCTGCCCCGCGGCGAACTCGCCGAGCCCGAGGAGCGCGGCACGCTCAGCATCGCCCACGCCGTGGTGCGCAAGGTCGCGCAGCACGCTGCGGACCAGGTGCCCGGCACGGTGCAGGCCGAGCGCCGCGTCGCCGGGCTCACCACCGGCCGCTCGGGCGCGGGCGTGAAGGTGGGCGGCCAGGACAACGACGTCGACCTCGCGCTGGACCTGGCGCTGCGCTACCCCGGCCCGGTGCGGTCGGTGACCGGTGACGTGCGCTCCAAGGTGACCGAGGAGGTCGAGCGGATCACCGCGTACCACGTGCGCTCGGTCGCGGTGACGGTCTCGGCGCTGCTGCCCGACGCCCGTCCACGGGTGCAGTGA
- a CDS encoding Asp23/Gls24 family envelope stress response protein — MVQPSPNRPDIPGTVTPTPLNETGTAGRTTISSLVVQKVSGLAAREVAGVHALGSGVSRAFGALRERIPGSGTTSTSGVSVEVGEKQTAIDLDLVVEYGARIVDVARAVRRNVITAVEEITALEVIEVNIAVNDIHLPGEDDDEPESSRVE, encoded by the coding sequence ATGGTGCAGCCGAGCCCGAACCGGCCCGACATCCCGGGCACGGTCACGCCGACCCCGCTGAACGAGACGGGCACGGCGGGCCGCACCACGATCTCGTCGCTGGTGGTGCAGAAGGTCTCCGGGCTCGCCGCGCGCGAGGTCGCCGGCGTGCACGCGCTGGGCAGCGGCGTCTCCCGCGCGTTCGGCGCGCTGCGCGAGCGGATCCCGGGCTCCGGCACCACCTCCACCTCGGGCGTCTCCGTGGAGGTCGGCGAGAAGCAGACGGCGATCGACCTCGACCTGGTCGTGGAGTACGGCGCGCGCATCGTCGACGTGGCCCGCGCGGTGCGGCGCAACGTGATCACGGCCGTCGAGGAGATCACCGCGCTCGAGGTGATCGAGGTGAACATCGCGGTCAACGACATCCACCTGCCCGGCGAGGACGACGACGAGCCGGAATCCTCCCGCGTCGAGTAA
- a CDS encoding RNA polymerase sigma factor, whose amino-acid sequence MPRGEEDGDATLVDRAAAGDHTAFDTLVRRHTPMMYRVALRITGGSAEAEDVVQEAWLSAWRALPTFRHESSVSTWLYRVVTNGALALLRRRRPTVSLDEVHPGPEGRGRSTLDGALVAQATPERQVVRAEQVDAVLRAIARLDVSQRVPLVLRELEGLSYEEVAEVLEVSIPALRSRLHRARVALLGQLRERR is encoded by the coding sequence ATGCCGCGGGGGGAGGAGGACGGCGACGCCACGCTCGTCGACCGCGCCGCGGCGGGTGACCACACGGCGTTCGACACGCTGGTGCGGCGGCACACGCCGATGATGTACCGGGTGGCGCTGCGCATCACCGGCGGTTCGGCCGAGGCCGAGGACGTCGTCCAGGAGGCGTGGCTCTCGGCCTGGCGGGCGCTGCCGACGTTCCGGCACGAGTCCTCGGTGTCGACCTGGCTTTACCGGGTGGTCACCAACGGCGCGCTCGCGCTGCTGCGCCGTCGCCGCCCCACCGTGTCGCTCGACGAGGTGCACCCCGGCCCCGAGGGCCGCGGGCGCTCCACTTTGGACGGTGCGCTCGTCGCCCAGGCGACGCCCGAGCGGCAGGTGGTGCGCGCGGAGCAGGTGGACGCCGTGCTGCGCGCGATCGCGCGGCTCGACGTGTCCCAGCGCGTCCCGCTGGTGCTGCGCGAGCTGGAAGGACTGAGCTACGAGGAGGTGGCCGAAGTGCTCGAGGTCAGCATCCCCGCCTTGCGCTCGCGGCTCCACCGCGCCAGGGTGGCGCTGCTCGGCCAGTTGAGGGAGCGACGATGA
- a CDS encoding pyrimidine reductase family protein, whose protein sequence is MQSVWPPSPGGSGGNPPVSDDGLERVYGYPEPLAGPFVQVNFVASADGAAAVDELSRGLSHPADRRVFLLARDLADVILVGAGTARAEDYRGARSNPARAARRARLGLAVTPPIAVVTRSAALDPASRLFTDTSVPPLVITTTKADTAALAEAGASVIAAGEDDVDLPRALAMLAERGLRRVDCEGGPALFAALAAADLVDQLCLTVSPLLAGGGAGRIAAGQAVSPPRRLDLASILVEDGFTLLRYRRGSG, encoded by the coding sequence GTGCAGAGCGTGTGGCCACCATCACCGGGCGGGAGCGGGGGAAACCCGCCGGTGTCCGACGACGGCCTGGAGCGGGTCTACGGGTATCCCGAGCCGCTCGCGGGGCCGTTCGTCCAGGTCAACTTCGTCGCGTCCGCCGACGGGGCCGCGGCCGTGGACGAGCTTTCGCGCGGCCTCTCGCACCCGGCCGACCGGCGTGTGTTCCTGCTCGCGCGCGACCTCGCCGACGTGATCCTGGTCGGCGCCGGCACCGCGCGCGCCGAGGACTACCGCGGCGCCCGGTCGAACCCCGCGCGGGCCGCCCGCCGCGCGCGCCTCGGGCTGGCCGTGACGCCGCCGATCGCCGTCGTCACGCGCTCGGCCGCGCTCGACCCCGCGAGCCGGCTGTTCACCGACACCTCCGTACCCCCGCTCGTGATCACCACCACGAAGGCCGACACCGCGGCGCTCGCCGAGGCCGGCGCCAGTGTCATCGCGGCCGGCGAGGACGACGTCGACCTGCCGCGCGCGCTCGCGATGCTGGCCGAACGCGGGCTGCGGCGCGTCGACTGCGAAGGCGGGCCCGCGCTGTTCGCCGCGCTCGCCGCCGCGGACCTGGTGGACCAGCTGTGCCTCACCGTCTCGCCGCTGCTGGCCGGTGGCGGCGCCGGCCGGATCGCGGCGGGCCAGGCCGTCTCGCCGCCGCGACGGCTGGACCTCGCGTCGATCCTCGTCGAGGACGGCTTCACGTTGCTGCGCTACCGGCGGGGCAGCGGCTGA
- the zapE gene encoding cell division protein ZapE translates to MPAAALTDRFPELGADELIDSLAPPPRFARARFSTYVPNPDEPSQAAAVAACSAFARGIGERPARKSKLRSLFGGGNAEPTGKMGLYLDGGFGVGKTHLLASAWHEAPSPKAYGTFVELTHLVGALGFAEAVRRLSEHRLLAIDEFELDDPGDTTLVSRLLQELMNAGVHIAATSNTLPDKLGEGRFAAADFLREIQALSQRFGVVRVDGPDYRHRGLPDAPPPVGDEELEASAAAHEGSTLDDFDALVDHLAKLHPSRYGKLLDGVRRVHLRQVKPAPDQNVGLRLVAFADRLYDRAIPVVVSGVPLPELFTEEMVNGGYRKKYLRAVSRLTALARDAV, encoded by the coding sequence ATGCCCGCAGCCGCCCTGACCGACCGGTTTCCCGAGCTCGGGGCCGACGAGCTGATCGACTCACTGGCGCCGCCGCCGCGGTTCGCCCGTGCGCGGTTCAGCACCTACGTGCCCAATCCCGACGAGCCGAGCCAGGCCGCCGCGGTGGCGGCCTGCTCGGCGTTCGCGCGGGGGATCGGCGAGCGGCCCGCGCGGAAGTCGAAGCTGCGGTCCCTGTTCGGCGGCGGGAATGCCGAGCCCACCGGCAAGATGGGGCTCTACCTCGACGGCGGCTTCGGCGTCGGCAAGACCCACCTGCTCGCGTCCGCGTGGCACGAAGCGCCTTCGCCCAAGGCGTACGGCACCTTCGTGGAGCTGACCCATCTGGTGGGCGCGCTGGGCTTCGCCGAGGCCGTGCGGCGCCTTTCGGAGCACCGGCTGCTGGCGATCGACGAGTTCGAGCTGGACGACCCCGGGGACACCACACTGGTCAGCCGGCTGCTGCAGGAGCTGATGAACGCGGGCGTGCACATCGCCGCGACGTCGAACACCCTGCCGGACAAGCTGGGCGAGGGCCGGTTCGCCGCCGCGGACTTCCTGCGCGAGATCCAGGCGCTGTCCCAACGGTTCGGCGTGGTGCGCGTGGACGGGCCCGACTACCGGCACCGCGGCCTGCCCGACGCGCCGCCGCCGGTCGGCGACGAGGAGCTGGAAGCTTCCGCCGCCGCGCACGAAGGGTCCACATTGGACGATTTCGACGCGCTGGTGGACCACCTGGCCAAGCTGCACCCTTCGCGTTACGGGAAGCTGCTCGACGGCGTCCGGCGGGTGCACCTGCGGCAGGTGAAGCCGGCGCCGGACCAGAACGTGGGCCTGCGCCTGGTCGCCTTCGCCGACCGGCTCTACGACCGCGCGATCCCGGTCGTGGTCTCGGGCGTGCCGCTGCCGGAGCTGTTCACCGAGGAGATGGTGAACGGCGGCTACCGCAAGAAGTACCTGCGCGCGGTCAGCCGCCTGACGGCACTGGCGCGCGACGCGGTGTGA